From a single Candidatus Delongbacteria bacterium genomic region:
- a CDS encoding iron hydrogenase small subunit: MTHLTMNNLPMDVAEGTSILEAAREAGIHIPTLCHHKDLCVAGNCRVCVVEVEGQRALQAACALPASEGMKVFTNSARVRSARQIVIELLLSEHRSDCLKCYRNGNCELQDLAYEYRVEERTFLDLATHAHIDRSSLSIIKDDSKCIRCQRCVRTCDELQKVSALTVAHKGKHMKIETFFANPLYDVVCSTCGQCVNRCPTGALVEHTVVDDVWAAIENPELHVIVQTAPAVRVSIGEELGYDPGSRVTGKMVTALRRLGFDKVFDTDFAADLTIIEEGSELLQRLKNVLVNGRTDVALPMITSCSPGWVKFLEHLFPDRLDHLSTCKSPQQMFGALAKTWYARRMKIAPEKIVVVSIMPCTAKKYEAARPEMRGETGLPDVDYVLTTRELGRMIRQAGLDFRKLVPEDYDSMMGHSTGAGVIFGSTGGVMEAALRTVHELVTGREVPFEHLDVLPVRGMEGVRQAVIPLHDCLPAWEFLNGVELKVAVAHGLNNAWELMRTIEAGNSGLHFVEVMACPGGCLGGGGQPIPTDLEIRKERMKAIFAEDSAMTLRKSHNNPDVMRLYEEFLHVPLGESSHKLLHTSYTRR; this comes from the coding sequence ATTCCCACACTGTGTCACCACAAGGACCTTTGCGTGGCGGGCAACTGCCGGGTCTGTGTGGTGGAAGTGGAAGGCCAGCGCGCCCTGCAGGCCGCCTGCGCCCTGCCGGCAAGCGAAGGCATGAAGGTCTTCACCAATTCGGCGCGCGTGCGCTCGGCGCGCCAGATCGTGATCGAACTGCTGCTCTCCGAGCACCGCAGCGACTGCCTGAAATGCTACCGCAACGGAAACTGCGAGCTGCAGGACCTGGCCTACGAGTACCGGGTGGAAGAGCGCACATTTCTGGATCTGGCGACCCACGCGCACATCGATCGCAGTTCACTCTCGATCATCAAGGACGATTCCAAGTGCATCCGCTGCCAGCGCTGCGTGCGCACCTGCGACGAGTTGCAGAAAGTTTCGGCCCTGACCGTGGCCCACAAGGGCAAGCACATGAAGATCGAGACATTCTTCGCCAATCCGCTCTACGACGTGGTCTGCAGTACCTGCGGGCAATGCGTCAACCGTTGCCCGACCGGAGCGCTGGTGGAACACACCGTGGTCGATGATGTCTGGGCGGCCATCGAGAATCCCGAGCTGCACGTGATCGTGCAGACCGCTCCCGCGGTGCGGGTGTCCATTGGCGAGGAACTGGGCTACGACCCGGGGTCCCGTGTCACGGGCAAGATGGTCACGGCCCTGCGTCGCCTGGGTTTCGACAAGGTCTTTGACACCGACTTCGCCGCTGACCTGACGATCATCGAGGAAGGCAGCGAGCTGCTGCAGCGCCTGAAGAACGTGCTGGTCAACGGGCGCACGGACGTGGCTCTGCCCATGATCACCAGCTGCTCGCCGGGTTGGGTCAAGTTTCTCGAGCACCTCTTCCCCGACCGCCTGGATCACCTGAGCACCTGCAAGTCGCCGCAGCAGATGTTCGGCGCGCTGGCCAAGACCTGGTACGCCCGCAGGATGAAGATCGCGCCCGAGAAGATCGTGGTGGTCTCGATCATGCCCTGCACGGCCAAGAAGTACGAGGCCGCGCGGCCCGAGATGCGCGGCGAGACGGGACTGCCCGACGTGGACTATGTGCTCACCACGCGCGAACTGGGTCGGATGATCCGCCAGGCCGGACTGGACTTCCGCAAACTGGTGCCCGAGGACTACGATTCGATGATGGGCCACTCCACCGGAGCCGGCGTGATCTTCGGGTCGACGGGTGGCGTGATGGAAGCGGCCCTGCGCACGGTGCACGAATTGGTCACCGGCCGGGAAGTGCCCTTCGAACACCTGGACGTGCTGCCCGTGCGCGGCATGGAAGGTGTGCGCCAGGCGGTGATCCCCCTGCACGACTGCCTGCCCGCCTGGGAGTTCCTCAACGGTGTGGAACTGAAGGTGGCCGTGGCTCACGGACTGAACAACGCCTGGGAACTGATGCGGACGATCGAAGCGGGCAATTCGGGCCTGCACTTCGTGGAAGTGATGGCCTGCCCCGGAGGCTGCCTCGGCGGCGGCGGTCAGCCCATTCCCACCGACCTGGAGATCCGCAAGGAACGCATGAAAGCGATATTCGCCGAGGATTCGGCCATGACCCTGCGCAAGTCGCACAACAATCCTGATGTGATGCGACTCTACGAGGAATTCCTGCACGTGCCCCTGGGAGAATCCTCCCACAAGTTGCTGCACACCTCGTATACCAGGCGTTAG
- a CDS encoding carboxypeptidase regulatory-like domain-containing protein, with amino-acid sequence MTARPFHTRLLALLLTLALGLPAFSARLQGQVFDILSGQPLHNARVDTQPAYPPVFSNGAGQFVLEGLESGPLFLSVTREGYHPAELLMDLQPGENSVTIGMDPQNTFPEVVELHGRATNGEGQGVANVRVVGPDGPTDMLVFTDEAGYWSYPAFVGVGSFHAYHPLYQTHENPAVTVGPQDTEYDFVLVRNDTPAARLVGMVSGAPDSLVLPGAQLTLHQGEFPPRNTVCGPDGHYEFNGILAGVVCHLNAFFPGYLARSVEFTPGQGLNTRNLLLENPGGGDLARLSGIVRNANNDQPVQGAAFHFLLQPDHPVVLSSGNGVYLAENLLPGICHFRVEREGFHSLEMLVDLEPSQQLVLDLEMVPLGGGGELATLGGTVFIDGSDTVVAGARIELDTNQGVHRETFSTENGHYQFNELPTGTVVLHAHAEGFLPWEQAVTLGAGENTRHIGLHDGGDHDAFLSGRVSDALSGAPVPGALIHLPGPHHGQVLLTDEDGNYSTDHGHPLFSGPTDLHADAPGYFPFDLEFFLETGDNVLDFSMEPFEGNGQAASLSGTVSDAGSGMPMAHVCLSAPGFMGQPVTAESDSLGHFLLEGLHGGSSELMAAALGYHTLFMPLLLQPGDNSLDLFLNARDDGEPHDPVILGRVLDMFSHDPIGDAELLLQAGDQQWLGLSDEDGHFAFGPLAVDAPFATLSANADGYSEAQLELNLHGMGHHAPDTLRVNIEMMSLDNGMLLGLLAGNVRTEDTGLPVYAMVEAISAEPGDPLSFHTFTNSSGHWSLDLPAGAWFVRCHVLSGGNGAPVDYTEYWEDAQSLDAATVIDLAPTMVRDGMNFGIPRVDGGQITIQLAGRVSDADLQGIPGVALRFWTPAGELEEARVNTDPQGNWGATIILDRLPIVPFSISAEREGYLMDFFSNAESFADATQFSFTSDASISNLNFNLTAAADAQNSISGRLLDQSGEARADGLVVALDADTGALCTVPTDLQGNYRVGNDGDHRLTLLYFAPGHMPVFSGDSWSLDGAMSYSGSTDMTNQDMSVRSLATSAGASTVTGLVRSEAGLPLAGALLLAVSTDGQDVRWALSGPQGAYSLAGLVDQNSYVVYCSLAGYHSGQSQVQADESDAYTRLLNFDLSLRGSTDLDEEPGLPAELALWANWPNPFNPVTSLSYELERQHQVRLQVFNLRGALVATLVDGVQPAGNYTLDFDGNGLASGVYIYRLQADGRSLSRKMVLLK; translated from the coding sequence ATGACCGCTAGACCATTCCACACCCGCCTGCTGGCACTCCTGCTGACTCTGGCGCTTGGCCTGCCCGCCTTTTCCGCCCGTCTTCAGGGCCAGGTCTTCGACATCCTGAGCGGCCAGCCGCTGCACAATGCACGCGTGGATACCCAGCCCGCATACCCACCGGTCTTCAGCAATGGGGCTGGCCAGTTCGTGCTGGAAGGTCTCGAGAGCGGACCGCTGTTCCTGAGCGTCACACGCGAAGGCTATCATCCAGCCGAATTGCTGATGGATCTGCAGCCGGGTGAGAACAGCGTCACCATCGGCATGGACCCCCAGAACACCTTCCCCGAGGTGGTCGAACTGCACGGGCGTGCCACCAACGGAGAAGGCCAGGGTGTGGCCAATGTGCGGGTCGTGGGTCCCGATGGGCCCACGGACATGCTGGTGTTCACCGATGAGGCGGGGTACTGGTCGTACCCGGCCTTTGTCGGGGTCGGGTCATTCCACGCCTATCATCCTCTGTACCAGACACACGAGAATCCCGCCGTGACCGTTGGCCCCCAGGATACGGAGTATGATTTCGTGCTGGTGCGCAACGACACTCCGGCCGCCCGCCTGGTCGGCATGGTCAGCGGCGCCCCCGATTCGCTGGTCCTGCCGGGAGCGCAGCTGACCCTGCATCAGGGCGAGTTTCCGCCCCGGAACACGGTCTGCGGCCCTGACGGACACTACGAGTTCAACGGAATCCTCGCCGGTGTCGTGTGCCATCTCAACGCATTCTTTCCCGGGTACCTGGCGCGCAGTGTGGAATTCACACCCGGGCAGGGGCTGAACACGCGCAACCTGCTGCTCGAGAATCCGGGCGGTGGCGACCTCGCCCGTCTCTCCGGCATCGTGCGCAATGCCAACAATGACCAGCCCGTGCAGGGGGCCGCGTTCCACTTCCTGTTGCAGCCCGATCACCCCGTGGTCCTCAGCAGTGGCAATGGCGTCTATCTTGCCGAGAACCTGCTGCCCGGGATCTGCCACTTCCGGGTCGAGCGGGAAGGGTTCCACAGTCTGGAGATGCTGGTGGATCTGGAGCCATCCCAGCAGCTCGTGCTGGATCTGGAAATGGTTCCGCTGGGCGGTGGAGGAGAGCTGGCCACACTCGGCGGCACCGTGTTCATTGACGGCAGTGACACAGTGGTGGCCGGTGCGCGCATCGAACTGGACACCAATCAGGGCGTGCACCGGGAAACCTTCAGCACCGAGAATGGACACTACCAGTTCAATGAACTGCCCACCGGCACCGTGGTGCTTCACGCCCATGCCGAGGGTTTTCTGCCCTGGGAGCAGGCCGTGACTCTGGGGGCCGGGGAGAACACGCGCCACATCGGGCTGCACGACGGCGGCGATCACGATGCGTTTCTCAGTGGCCGGGTCAGCGATGCCCTCAGCGGAGCTCCAGTGCCCGGAGCGCTGATCCACCTGCCCGGACCGCATCACGGCCAGGTCCTGCTGACCGACGAGGACGGCAACTACTCGACGGACCACGGACACCCGCTCTTCTCGGGTCCCACGGACCTGCACGCGGATGCTCCCGGCTACTTTCCCTTTGACCTGGAGTTTTTCCTTGAAACCGGCGACAACGTGCTGGATTTCAGCATGGAGCCATTCGAAGGCAATGGGCAGGCCGCCAGTCTGTCGGGCACGGTCAGCGATGCGGGGAGCGGAATGCCCATGGCGCACGTCTGTCTGTCGGCTCCCGGATTCATGGGCCAGCCCGTGACGGCTGAAAGTGATTCTCTGGGGCACTTCCTGCTGGAAGGCCTGCACGGCGGAAGCAGTGAACTGATGGCCGCGGCCTTGGGGTATCACACGCTCTTCATGCCGCTTCTGCTGCAGCCGGGTGACAATTCCCTTGACCTGTTCCTCAACGCCCGTGACGACGGCGAGCCGCACGATCCGGTGATTCTGGGCCGGGTGCTTGACATGTTCAGCCATGACCCCATTGGAGACGCCGAGCTGCTGTTGCAGGCCGGTGACCAGCAATGGCTGGGGCTGTCCGACGAGGACGGCCACTTCGCTTTCGGACCGCTGGCCGTGGACGCGCCTTTCGCCACCCTGAGTGCCAATGCCGACGGGTACAGCGAAGCCCAGCTGGAGCTGAACCTGCACGGGATGGGTCACCATGCCCCGGATACCTTGCGGGTCAACATCGAGATGATGTCCCTCGACAACGGCATGCTGCTGGGCCTGCTGGCGGGCAATGTGCGCACCGAGGACACGGGCCTGCCGGTGTATGCGATGGTGGAAGCGATCAGCGCCGAACCCGGTGATCCCCTGTCCTTCCACACCTTCACCAACAGCTCGGGACACTGGTCGCTGGACCTGCCCGCGGGTGCCTGGTTCGTGCGCTGCCATGTGCTCAGCGGAGGCAACGGAGCCCCCGTGGATTACACCGAGTACTGGGAGGATGCCCAGAGCCTGGACGCGGCCACGGTGATCGACCTGGCACCCACGATGGTACGTGACGGCATGAATTTCGGCATTCCGCGTGTCGACGGTGGCCAGATCACGATTCAGCTGGCGGGGCGTGTGAGTGACGCGGACCTGCAGGGAATTCCCGGCGTGGCCCTGCGGTTCTGGACTCCGGCCGGAGAGCTGGAGGAGGCCCGCGTGAACACGGACCCGCAGGGCAACTGGGGCGCCACCATCATTCTGGACCGCCTGCCGATCGTGCCCTTCTCGATCTCCGCCGAGCGCGAAGGCTATCTGATGGATTTCTTCAGCAACGCCGAAAGCTTCGCCGATGCCACCCAGTTCAGCTTCACCAGCGATGCCAGCATCAGCAACCTGAACTTCAACCTGACGGCCGCCGCCGACGCCCAGAACAGCATCAGCGGCAGGCTGCTGGACCAGTCCGGCGAGGCGCGCGCCGATGGTCTGGTGGTGGCCCTGGATGCGGACACGGGCGCATTGTGCACCGTGCCCACCGATCTGCAGGGCAACTACCGGGTGGGCAACGATGGCGATCATCGCCTGACCCTGCTCTACTTCGCCCCGGGACACATGCCCGTGTTCTCGGGAGACAGCTGGAGCCTGGATGGAGCCATGTCCTACAGCGGCAGCACGGACATGACGAACCAGGACATGAGCGTGCGCAGTCTGGCCACCAGCGCAGGGGCCAGCACGGTCACCGGCTTGGTGCGCAGCGAAGCGGGCCTGCCCCTGGCGGGAGCGCTGCTGCTGGCGGTCTCGACCGATGGGCAGGATGTGCGCTGGGCGCTCAGCGGTCCCCAGGGGGCCTACAGCCTGGCTGGCCTGGTCGACCAGAACAGCTATGTGGTGTACTGCAGTCTGGCCGGGTATCACAGTGGCCAGTCCCAGGTGCAGGCCGATGAATCCGATGCCTACACGCGCCTGCTGAACTTCGACCTGAGTCTGCGCGGCAGCACCGATCTGGACGAAGAGCCGGGCCTGCCCGCCGAACTGGCGCTGTGGGCCAACTGGCCCAATCCTTTCAATCCGGTGACCAGCCTCTCCTATGAACTCGAGCGCCAGCACCAGGTGCGCCTGCAGGTCTTCAATCTGCGCGGGGCCCTGGTGGCGACCCTCGTCGATGGCGTACAGCCGGCGGGCAACTACACACTGGATTTTGACGGTAATGGTCTGGCCAGTGGCGTGTACATCTATCGTCTTCAGGCCGATGGGCGCAGTCTCAGCCGCAAAATGGTGCTGTTGAAATGA
- a CDS encoding TetR/AcrR family transcriptional regulator, with translation MASILGLEGLTIGNLARTLHMSKSGLFAHFQSKENLQKMVVEATAERWVHFVFDPALEKARGLERVQALFEGWLAWENAEFLPGGCLIMSSAFEFDDRPGEIHDQLVLYQRRLYDTFERAVRLAIDEGDLRADLNEKTFVFAWVGLFLAYIHRSRMLEFDDAEQMLRQGFAALVERSRA, from the coding sequence ATGGCCAGCATCCTTGGACTCGAAGGTCTGACCATAGGCAACCTGGCCCGCACGCTTCACATGTCGAAGAGCGGGTTGTTCGCCCATTTCCAGTCCAAGGAAAACCTCCAGAAGATGGTCGTGGAAGCCACGGCCGAACGCTGGGTGCACTTCGTCTTCGACCCCGCGCTTGAAAAGGCGCGTGGATTGGAGCGCGTGCAGGCGCTCTTCGAAGGCTGGCTGGCCTGGGAGAATGCCGAGTTCCTGCCCGGCGGCTGCCTGATCATGTCCAGCGCCTTCGAGTTCGACGACCGGCCCGGCGAGATCCACGATCAGCTGGTGCTCTATCAGCGCCGACTGTACGACACCTTCGAGCGCGCCGTGCGCCTGGCCATCGACGAAGGCGACCTGCGCGCCGATCTCAACGAGAAGACCTTCGTCTTCGCCTGGGTCGGGTTGTTTCTGGCCTACATCCATCGCAGCCGGATGCTGGAGTTCGACGACGCCGAGCAGATGTTGCGCCAGGGCTTCGCGGCACTGGTTGAACGCAGTCGCGCCTGA